One segment of Nomia melanderi isolate GNS246 chromosome 10, iyNomMela1, whole genome shotgun sequence DNA contains the following:
- the LOC116430332 gene encoding sushi, von Willebrand factor type A, EGF and pentraxin domain-containing protein 1 isoform X1, whose product MIDPAASKWILVGSLSILFVSIVSFDIAEEIDEGLDFGILEENKVSPLSFGSYYKQNANGSFEKSEKSFRKADTLSPLFNIRIDGLKNQTDQIELIFLVDASGSVGLRNFRCELSFVKNLLSDFIVGPSAARVAIVTFGGRRHIRRNVDQISRTGDNDHKCYLLNKQLSNISYTGGGTYTRGALIEALRILEGARENAKKAVFLITDGFSNGGDPRPAANLLKSAGATIFTFGIRTGNVQELHDIASFPGYTHSYFLDSFAEFEAFARRALHRDLRTGKYQPVASSDNCDALCSSVGETGNDQGCCDSFATCACGIATGHYACICPTGYFGSGFKGSCRPCPNGTYASGGISGDSTSTCVSCPDANHVTIKVPATSIKHCVCASGFTTDGIKCEVITCPKLRIPENGYLVKASACNNVVHAACGVRCKIGFYLTGDSIRLCGKDGIWSGNEPKCLLKTCPALRAPSHGRVRCQNEDDRQLITEDYTAYPIDTRCQFRCDSGYQLRGSKIRNCLPLSQWDGLKATCKAIKCQPLKQIPNGKISPEGCSGPDKVPFATNCTVTCKKGFALEGPRSRTCGGRSGVWTQRRSVTRCIDQVPPEITCPPDTTAKSLPGENYAYVNWSSPVVTDNADESPTVWSKPYVTVPWKAKIGTRTVLYVAQDSTGNKARCKFKVKVLDTEPPMIENCVDPPILYTDNGIGLNNVTWDEPGFYDNSKTVVRVEQNHRPGENAFPIGLTRIVYNAIDKYDNLASCVLNLTIKDICKEIPQVFNGHSNCSTWENGMTECAVGCDNGFEFANELPDVRVVEDLLLLNCNETSANSTEETYIPDCSVSIAPKAVSQDGSIVLEGNTSAICDNQTTLRELSEYITADLRSTLLDICGNDIECDLITFDPECKDNAESTAEDLYSNTLRKRRDSNYKISLYGTNRKTKRDVIVKRNDDHANKNRSRVKKKREKIEIKFKFLGKIVEDNVVNPREGIRKLRQKMEEMSQSGKLNLLNERTNREIAELALNLHLVFENFEEICEPGSILKKHSCVKCPLGTFFDPSTNRCRPCSFGEYEDAVGSLKCKRCPEHTSTKKMHSKAFGDCIPLCQPGYYSRKKRHRGARLSLEPCVKCDIGFYQPNYGQTNCLPCPSDTTTVNRGSKDANDCSPFYKIETNACRSGEPCLNGGQCVREDDSFSCDCPEYYVGEQTNFCISRFSIDRIHLEEISSGSKCEQFRNPCDSSPCLHEGVCNVQNLGNGAVNYTCTCDSGYSGRNCELRIDECALNPCRNNGSCTSTENDYSCECHGGFEGEFCEILVDHCDPPPCMEGSTCRTVNETWQCICRPGFLGRHCNLLPCDWLPCHENSYCINIREENATRTSHRCECNDGYTGEDCSTRVDHCSSLPCRNNGKCFNEISNYTCACPVPFTGRNCETELSSDYVMHFAKSGTTDYIRMKGPLESIVELTTCLWLQSKDTFNYGTVVSYATRYYDNTFTVTDYNGLVIYINGQKVVTDIKVNDGHWHFVCITWESENGGWNIYIDGFLRDSGSRLAKKTAIQGNGTLVIGQEQDRIGGGFSESESFLGKITLLDVWDTVLSATDVKHLFSTCDKYHGNVIAWPQIQEYLHGDVAILGSPFCHGCPLPVVPFKGYINVSDDSSEITYYCEPGYAVRFRGKEYRSLRIQCLKQGHWEGYYTPVCARKKCGFPGYFPRGRIHGKSYFFGDEIHHSCLNGYELRGNSRRICTADGKWSGLPPVCIGRTCKNLLAPEHGDIEYVIEEYERDDLSILQVGQQLEFKCDPGFRLAGEKFLTCLESGLWDHEKPTCEIYGCPPPKEIEHGYAIFINSNNLHETSAARLDSETVNDTLERNYYFDDVIGYSCHAGYKFQGNHNLLTEFKLRCTENGTWSGFVPDCVSLKCPWPSVINNGKIFVKTPNGTVELFKEENIANVTEEEATVKNNEDSEYRFNVGSEIFIQCDLGYKLIGDNVGTCTNNEQWSLTSSSCKPSECPIRECPLFKYLDREADNLDIWGNDTNESNNLKYYNGSYKNLRYFVEGHTYKEKVVVSCKNNDTIEITDENVGIRVSNLTWFCNENGKWDIYYLKLNSNVIEHLFDQKLINICQELMCPSITIPEYGYIIDNSNNYSRTVNGTVTFKCRHGYTIEGNGESVCSPNGTWSTIPSCKPVVCGKPPKPANAVIKQVGIETVNFTFGNVITYQCLPGYLMYGQSNTRCLANGSWSRVYSKCSKLSCNKPKLPPGVTAHGRSYLYQDQLTYVCPDGKKQGLITCKADGHWSEPPVCDGN is encoded by the exons ATGATCGATCCTGCGGCAAGTAAATGGATATTGGTCGGATCGTTGTCCATTTTGTTCGTTTCGATCGTGTCTTTCGATATTGCCGAAGAAATCGACGAGGGACTGGATTTCGGGATTCTCGAGGAAAATAAAGTGTCGCCGTTGTCCTTTGGTTCTTACTATAAGCAAAATGCGAACGGAAGTTTCGAGAAGAGTGAGAAGAGCTTTAGAAAGGCCGATACTTTGTCGCCTCTGTTCAACATTCGTATCGACGGATTGAAAAACCAAACTGACCAG ATAGAGCTGATTTTCCTGGTGGACGCGTCGGGGTCGGTTGGCCTGAGAAACTTCCGATGCGAGTTGAGTTTCGTGAAAAACCTCTTGTCCGACTTCATCGTGGGACCGTCGGCCGCCAGGGTCGCGATCGTGACATTCGGTGGAAGACGACACATCAGGCGCAACGTCGACCAAATATCCCGCACCGGAGACAACGATcacaaatgttatttattaaataagcaaTTGAGTAATATTAGCTACACCGGTGGCGGAACTTACACGCGCGGCGCCCTTATCGAGGCTCTT AGGATTCTCGAGGGAGCACGCGAAAACGCGAAGAAAGCGGTGTTTCTGATAACCGACGGGTTCAGTAATGGCGGCGATCCGCGACCCGCGGCGAACCTACTGAAAAGTGCAGGTGCAACTATATTCACTTTCGGAATAAGAACCGGCAACGTGCAGGAGCTTCACGATATAGCCAGCTTTCCTGGATACACGCACAGTTATTTCCTCGATAGCTTCGCCGAGTTCGAAGCTTTCGCGCGACGCGCGTTGCATCGCG ATTTGAGAACGGGAAAGTACCAGCCAGTGGCTTCATCGGATAACTGCGACGCGTTGTGCAGCAGCGTCGGTGAAACCGGAAACGATCAGGGCTGCTGCGACAGTTTCGCGACTTGCGCTTGCGGCATCGCGACCGGACATTACGCTTGCATCTGCCCTACAGGATACTTTGGTTCGGGTTTCAAAGGATCCTGCCGAC CATGCCCGAACGGCACGTACGCTTCCGGAGGAATCTCCGGCGATTCGACGTCCACCTGCGTATCTTGCCCCGACGCGAATCACGTGACTATCAAAGTACCAGCAACCTCGATCAAGCATTGCGTCTGCGCGTCGGGATTTACAACGGATGGAATAAAATGCGAAG TGATAACATGTCCAAAACTGAGGATCCCTGAAAATGGATACTTGGTAAAAGCTAGTGCTTGCAACAACGTTGTTCACGCGGCTTGCGGTGTCAGATGTAAAATAGGCTTCTACCTAACGGGTGACAGCATCAGACTTTGCGGGAAGGATGGCATTTGGTCCGGAAATGAACCGAAATGTTTGC TGAAAACTTGTCCAGCCCTTCGAGCACCGTCGCACGGCCGAGTGCGATGCCAGAACGAAGATGATCGACAGTTGATAACGGAGGACTACACGGCGTATCCGATCGACACTCGTTGCCAGTTCCGATGCGACAGCGGCTACCAGCTTCGCGGCAGCAAGATTCGTAATTGTTTGCCTCTGTCGCAGTGGGATGGTCTGAAAGCGACGTGCAAAG CGATAAAGTGCCAGCCTCTGAAGCAAATACCGAACGGAAAGATTTCGCCGGAGGGCTGTTCTGGCCCGGATAAAGTTCCGTTTGCGACAAACTGCACGGTCACCTGTAAAAAAGGCTTCGCGCTCGAGGGTCCGCGTAGCAGAACTTGCGGAGGACGTTCCGGAGTGTGGACGCAACGACGAAGCGTCACCCGTTGCATAG ACCAAGTACCGCCCGAGATCACTTGTCCACCGGACACCACTGCCAAAAGTTTACCAGGGGAGAATTACGCGTACGTGAACTGGTCGAGTCCTGTGGTCACCGACAACGCGGACGAGTCGCCAACGGTTTGGAGCAAACCTTACGTTACGGTACCTTGGAAAGCGAAGATCGGTACGCGTACTGTGCTGTACGTGGCGCAAGATTCGACTGGGAACAAAGCTAGATGCAAATTCAAAGTGAAAGTTCTCG ACACGGAACCGCCGATGATCGAAAACTGCGTAGATCCTCCAATATTGTACACCGACAACGGAATCGGTCTAAACAACGTAACTTGGGACGAGCCCGGCTTTTACGACAACTCGAAAACAGTCGTACGAGTAGAACAAAATCATCGACCCGGAGAAAACGCGTTTCCCATCGGTCTTACAAGGATCGTGTATAACGCGATCGATAAATACGATAACTTGGCGAGTTGCGTGTTGAATCTCACTATAAAAG ATATATGCAAAGAAATTCCACAAGTTTTTAATGGACACTCGAACTGTTCTACATGGGAGAATGGAATGACCGAGTGTGCCGTGGGTTGCGACAATGGCTTCGAATTCGCGAACGAGCTCCCAGATGTTCGTGTCGTGGAAGACCTGTTGCTGCTGAATTGTAACGAAACCAGTGCAAATTCGACCGAAGAAACTTACATTCCTGATTGTTCGG TGTCGATCGCACCGAAAGCTGTGTCTCAAGATGGAAGTATCGTGTTAGAAGGAAACACGTCGGCGATATGCGACAATCAAACTACCCTGCGCGAA CTGAGCGAATATATCACTGCCGATTTAAGATCGACGTTGCTCGACAtttgcgggaacgacatcgagtGCGATCTGATCACCTTCGATCCAGAATGCAAGGATAACGCGGAGTCAACGGCGGAGGATCTTTATTCGAACACGTTGAGAAAGCGAAGAGACTCGAACTATAAGATTTCTCTGTACGGTACTAATAGGAAAACGAAACGGGACGTTATCGTTAAAAGGAACGACGATCACGCGAATAAAAACAGGTCGAGAgtgaaaaagaagagagaaaagatcgagatcaaattcaaatttttgg GGAAGATAGTCGAAGATAATGTGGTAAACCCGAGGGAAGGGATACGAAAACTCAGGCAGAAAATGGAGGAAATGTCGCAATCTGGAAAACTGAATTTGTTGAACGAGCGAACCAATCGGGAGATCGCGGAACTCGCGTTGAATCTGCATCTCGTTTTCGAGAATTTCGAGGAGATCTGCGAGCCAGGAAGCATTCTGAAGAAGCATTCCTGTG TGAAATGTCCACTCGGGACTTTCTTCGATCCGTCGACTAATCGGTGCCGACCGTGTTCTTTCGGGGAATACGAAGACGCTGTCGGATCGTTGAAGTGCAAACGCTGTCCCGAACACACGTCCACGAAGAAAATGCATTCGAAAGCATTCGGAGACTGCATAC CTCTATGCCAGCCTGGATATTATTCTCGAAAGAAACGACATCGTGGCGCTCGTTTGTCTCTGGAACCTTGCGTAAAATGTGACATCGGGTTTTATCAGCCGAACTATGGTCAAACCAATTGTCTGCCTTGCCCATCCGACACGACTACGGTAAATCGAGGTTCCAAGGATGCGAATGATTGCTCGCCATTCTATAAGATCGAAACGAACGCTTGTCGATCCGGGGAACCCTGCTTGAACGGCGGCCAATGCGTGCGAGAAGACGATAGCTTCAGCTGCGACTGCCCCGAGTATTATGTCGGTGAGCAAACGAATTTTTGCATTTCACGCTTTTCAATCGACCGAATTCATCTCGAAGAAATTTCATCAGGATCGAAATGCGAACAATTTCGAAATCCTTGCGACTCTTCGCCATGCTTGCACGAAGGGGTATGCAACGTTCAGAATCTCGGGAACGGCGCAGTAAACTATACTTGTACCTGTGACAGTGGATATTCGGGGCGCAATTGCGAG CTTCGTATCGACGAGTGTGCGCTGAACCCATGCCGAAACAATGGCAGCTGCACGAGCACCGAAAATGATTATAGCTGCGAATGCCACGGTGGTTTCGAAG GAGAATTCTGCGAAATCCTCGTGGACCATTGCGATCCTCCGCCGTGCATGGAAGGGTCAACTTGTCGCACCGTCAACGAGACTTGGCAGTGTATCTGCAGGCCTGGTTTCCTCGGTCGCCATTGCAACTTACTGCCCTGCGATTGGCTCCCTTGCCACGAAAATTCTTATTGCATCAACATTCGAGAAGAGAACGCGACACGAACGAGCCACAG ATGCGAATGCAACGACGGCTACACGGGAGAAGATTGTTCGACGAGAGTGGACCATTGCAGCAGCCTTCCATGTCGGAACAATGGGAAATGTTTCAACGAGATTTCCAATTACACGTGCGCGTGTCCTGTTCCGTTTACAGGGCGCAATTGCGAGACT gaattATCATCCGATTATGTGATGCACTTCGCCAAATCGGGAACGACGGACTATATCCGCATGAAGGGTCCCTTGGAGAGCATCGTCGAG TTAACAACCTGCTTGTGGTTGCAATCGAAGGACACGTTCAACTACGGAACCGTGGTGTCGTACGCGACCCGTTACTACGACAACACGTTCACAGTGACCGATTACAACGG TCTCGTGATATACATCAACGGGCAAAAAGTGGTGACCGACATTAAGGTAAACGATGGCCACTGGCATTTCGTTTGCATCACTTGGGAAAGCGAGAATGGCGGCTGGAATATATATATCGATGGATTTCTCCGGGACAGTGGGTCTCGTTTGGCGAAGAAAACTGCCATCCAAG GGAACGGCACCCTGGTGATCGGCCAAGAGCAGGACCGCATCGGTGGTGGATTTTCCGAATCGGAATCGTTCCTCGGGAAAATAACTCTGCTGGACGTTTGGGATACGGTTCTGTCGGCGACAGACGTGAAACATTTGTTTAGCACCTGCGACAAGTACCACGGCAACGTGATCGCGTGGCCCCAAATACAAGAATACCTGCACGGCGACGTTGCT aTATTAGGCAGTCCTTTCTGTCATGGTTGCCCTTTACCGGTCGTCCCTTTCAAAGGTTACATAAATGTCAGCGATGACTCGTCGGAAATCACTTATTACTGCGAACCTGGTTACGCGGTGCGGTTTCGGGGAAAAGAGTATCGATCGTTGAGAATTCAGTGTTTGAAACAAGGACATTGGGAAGGCTACTACACGCCGGTTTGCGCCA GGAAGAAATGTGGGTTCCCCGGATATTTTCCCCGAGGCCGCATACACGGTAAATCGTATTTCTTTGGAGACGAAATACACCATTCTTGCTTGAATGGGTACGAACTTCGAGGGAATTCCCGTAGGATTTGCACTGCCGATGGAAAATGGAGTGGCTTGCCTCCGGTCTGCATAG GAAGAACATGCAAGAACTTATTAGCTCCGGAACACGGTGACATCGAGTACGTGATAGAGGAGTACGAAAGAGACGATCTGTCGATTCTACAG GTAGGTCAGCAACTGGAGTTCAAGTGTGATCCGGGATTTCGTTTAGCCGGAGAAAAGTTCCTGACGTGTTTGGAATCGGGACTATGGGATCATGAGAAACCAACGTGTGAGATTTATGGATGTCCACCACCGAAAGA GATCGAACACGGCTATGCGATTTTCATTAACTCGAACAATTTGCACGAAACTTCTGCCGCAAGACTGGATTCGGAGACGGTTAACGATACTCTGGAAAGAAACTATTATTTCGACGATGTGATTGGGTACTCTTGTCACGCGGGATACAAGTTCCAGGGTAATCATAATTTATTAACCGAATTTAAACTTCGATGCACCGAAAATGGTACTTGGAGCGGATTCGTTCCCGACTGCGTGTCCCTTAAATGTCCCTGGCCCAGTGTTATAAACAATggcaaaatatttgttaaaactCCGAATGGCACTGTTGAGCTTTTCAAGGAAGAAAACATCGCTAATGTTACCGAAGAGGAGGCCACGGTGAAAAACAATGAAGATTCAGAGTATCGGTTTAACGTTGGCTcagaaattttcatacaatgTGACTTGGGATACAAATTGATTGGAGACAACGTTGGAACCTGTACGAATAACGAGCAATGGTCATTAACCTCATCGTCTTGCAAACCATCCGAATGTCCTATACGAGAGTGCCCGTTGTTCAAATATCTCGATAGAGAAGCAGATAATTTGGATATTTGGGGGAACGATACCAACGAATCGAACAATCTAAAATATTACAATGGTTCGTATAAAAATTTGAGATACTTTGTGGAAGGACACACGTACAAGGAAAAAGTAGTTGTTAGTTGTAAGAATAACGACACGATCGAGATAACAGATGAAAACGTCGGTATACGTGTTTCTAATTTAACATGGTTTTGCAATGAGAATGGTAAATGGGATATCtattatttgaaactgaataGTAACGTAATCGAGCATTTATTTGACCagaagttaattaatatttgtcaAGAATTAATGTGTCCGTCGATAACG ATTCCAGAATACGGATACATAATCGATAATAGCAATAATTATTCGAGAACCGTTAACGGTACTGTAACTTTCAAATGTCGTCATGGTTATACGATCGAAGGCAACGGAGAATCTGTCTGTTCTCCGAATGGTACATGGTCTACGATTCCTTCTTGTAAAC cTGTGGTGTGTGGAAAGCCACCGAAACCTGCAAATGCGGTGATAAAACAAGTCGGTATCGAAACGGTAAATTTTACATTTGGTAACGTGATCACTTATCAATGTCTACCCGGGTACCTAATGTATGGACAATCGAATACGAGATGTCTTGCAAATGGAAGCTGGTCCAGAGTATACAGTAAATGTTCAA AATTATCGTGTAACAAACCAAAACTTCCACCTGGAGTTACCGCTCACGGCCGTTCATACTTGTATCAAGATCAATTGACTTATGTGTGTCCAGACGGTAAGAAACAAGGATTAATTACATGTAAAGCGGATGGTCATTGGAGCGAGCCACCAGTTTGCGATGGTAATTGA